In Erigeron canadensis isolate Cc75 chromosome 1, C_canadensis_v1, whole genome shotgun sequence, a single window of DNA contains:
- the LOC122602375 gene encoding SKP1-like protein 1B, with amino-acid sequence MSSSKMIVLKSSDGETFEVEEAVALESQTIKHMIEDDCADTSIPLPNVTSKILSKVIEYCKKHVESPKNDDTNKSAEDDLKSFDTEFVKVDQGTLFDLILAANYLNIKSLLDLTCQTVADMIKGKTPEEIRKTFNIKNDFTPEEEEEVRRENAWAFE; translated from the exons atGTCTTCATCAAAGATGATTGTTTTGAAAAGCTCAGATGGAGAAACATTTGAGGTTGAAGAAGCTGTGGCCTTGGAATCACAGACAATAAAACATATGATTGAGGATGACTGTGCTGACACAAGCATCCCTCTTCCTAACGTCACTAGCAAGATCTTGTCCAAGGTTATTGAGTACTGTAAGAAACATGTTGAGTCTCCTAAGAATGATGATACTAATAAGTCTGCTGAAGATGATCTCAAATCTTTTGATACTGAGTTTGTTAAAGTTGATCAAGGCACCCTTTTTGATCTTATCTTG GCTGCAAACTATCTGAACATCAAGAGCCTACTGGACCTGACCTGTCAAACGGTTGCAGACATGATCAAGGGCAAGACTCCTGAAGAGATCCGTAAGACTTTCAATATCAAGAATGATTTCACCCCTGAGGAGGAAGAGGAAGTCCGCAGGGAGAATGCATGGGCATTTGAGTAA